In a single window of the Pseudoxanthomonas sp. F37 genome:
- a CDS encoding ABC transporter permease, which yields MKDLFKAIWAYRNFIATSIRNDVRARFVRSKLGTLWMILQPLAQCAIYALVLSKVLAAKLPHVDSPYAYPIYLMSGIVAWTLFNELVSRSLTMFVDNGNIMKKIMFPRICLPVVAAGSALVNNALLVATTLLVFAALGHWPSAGLMWLPVLLLVNVAFGMALGMMLGIFNVFVRDVAQVVAVVLQLWFWLTPVVYMIDIVPQSARHYFQSNPLYPIISGYQDVLLHGRSPDLQGLAIVGGLSLLLLGLSLFLFRRASADMVDVL from the coding sequence ATGAAAGACCTGTTCAAGGCCATATGGGCGTATCGGAATTTCATTGCCACATCCATAAGGAACGATGTGCGGGCACGATTTGTCCGGAGTAAGCTCGGCACGTTGTGGATGATTCTCCAGCCGCTGGCCCAATGCGCCATTTACGCGTTGGTATTGTCGAAAGTACTGGCGGCGAAGCTTCCGCACGTCGACAGCCCATATGCGTATCCGATCTACCTGATGTCGGGCATTGTGGCCTGGACCCTGTTCAACGAACTCGTGAGTCGGTCACTGACCATGTTCGTCGACAACGGCAACATCATGAAGAAGATAATGTTTCCCCGCATTTGCCTGCCCGTCGTGGCGGCGGGATCTGCGCTGGTGAACAACGCGCTGCTTGTTGCAACGACGTTGTTGGTCTTTGCGGCGCTGGGGCATTGGCCGTCAGCGGGGCTGATGTGGCTGCCGGTCCTGCTGCTGGTGAATGTCGCCTTCGGGATGGCACTTGGAATGATGCTGGGAATCTTCAATGTGTTCGTGCGGGATGTGGCGCAAGTCGTCGCCGTCGTGCTGCAGCTGTGGTTCTGGCTCACGCCCGTGGTCTACATGATCGATATCGTGCCCCAGTCCGCGCGGCACTATTTCCAGAGCAATCCGCTTTATCCCATCATTTCTGGTTATCAGGACGTGCTGCTGCACGGCCGGTCCCCCGATCTCCAAGGCCTTGCTATCGTGGGCGGCTTATCCCTGCTCCTGTTGGGACTGTCGCTGTTCCTGTTTCGTCGCGCATCCGCGGACATGGTGGACGTCCTATGA
- a CDS encoding glycosyltransferase family 4 protein, with the protein MTPVAPRTSADKRYLMRLVSRLARSAIWRTLYRHVPTPWREKLARWVGSRMAGDLAFARTERWNASVRTRDRGDTSLNASQTASHSKEGGVNIVAFASGPLGLGESARLYTRALIERGYPVAVQDVPLPAPASQQDDSLAKYAARAPMHDIDLVFVNPDYLEQALSWVGRADTPRRYTVACWFWELERFPDEWHSSLSMADEFLVASAFIRDLLVGVTKKPVLKVPLPLFPATDSGLARRDFGLREDAFLFLTTFDFNSSFWRKNPLGVIAAFQAAFPDPATPVQLVIKSVNGSGYSQLLSQLLQAAAADERILVRDDLIQKPHLQALQRCADAYVSLHRAEGFGLGMAESMALGKPVVATAWSGNMEFMSEQNSYLVPATLVPVLAGQYPHADGQRWAEPDIGRAAILMREVVADPATAKARGLRAQSDVRSRLSGDAVGTALMGHLQAIQERIQSPCE; encoded by the coding sequence ATGACGCCTGTGGCCCCGCGCACCTCTGCCGACAAGCGATATCTTATGAGGCTGGTTTCCCGGCTGGCCCGGAGTGCGATCTGGCGGACGCTTTATCGCCACGTGCCTACCCCATGGCGCGAAAAGCTGGCGCGCTGGGTGGGTTCACGCATGGCGGGCGATCTGGCATTTGCGCGGACCGAACGATGGAACGCCAGCGTTCGTACACGGGATCGTGGCGATACCTCCCTCAATGCGAGCCAAACGGCATCCCATTCCAAGGAAGGCGGCGTGAACATCGTCGCCTTTGCCAGCGGCCCCTTGGGGCTTGGTGAGAGCGCCCGGCTTTACACCCGCGCGCTGATCGAACGTGGCTATCCCGTGGCGGTCCAGGACGTTCCGCTACCCGCGCCAGCCTCGCAGCAAGACGACAGTTTGGCAAAATACGCGGCCCGAGCGCCGATGCACGATATCGATCTGGTGTTCGTAAACCCCGACTACCTTGAGCAGGCCTTGTCATGGGTGGGGCGTGCGGACACTCCTCGGCGCTACACCGTCGCATGCTGGTTCTGGGAGCTGGAGAGATTTCCGGACGAATGGCATTCGTCATTGTCCATGGCAGACGAGTTTCTGGTGGCCAGCGCATTCATACGGGATTTGCTCGTCGGCGTGACCAAGAAGCCGGTGCTGAAGGTTCCTTTGCCGTTGTTTCCCGCGACCGATAGCGGCCTAGCCCGTCGCGATTTTGGGTTGCGCGAAGACGCATTCCTGTTCTTGACCACCTTCGACTTCAATTCTTCCTTCTGGCGCAAGAATCCGCTTGGGGTCATCGCCGCATTCCAGGCCGCTTTTCCGGACCCTGCCACCCCGGTCCAGCTGGTGATCAAGTCCGTGAATGGCAGCGGTTATTCGCAGCTGTTGTCCCAACTGCTGCAGGCCGCGGCTGCGGACGAGCGCATACTGGTGAGGGATGATCTGATCCAGAAGCCGCATTTGCAGGCGCTTCAGCGATGCGCGGATGCCTATGTTTCCCTGCACCGTGCAGAGGGCTTTGGTTTGGGCATGGCCGAGTCGATGGCACTGGGAAAACCGGTCGTGGCCACGGCATGGTCTGGGAACATGGAGTTCATGTCGGAACAGAACAGCTATCTGGTTCCGGCCACGCTGGTCCCGGTACTCGCGGGCCAATACCCGCATGCGGATGGGCAGCGCTGGGCCGAGCCTGACATCGGACGTGCCGCAATACTGATGCGTGAAGTGGTGGCTGACCCGGCTACCGCGAAAGCCCGTGGTCTGCGGGCCCAGTCCGATGTGCGGAGTCGGCTATCAGGAGACGCGGTCGGTACCGCACTCATGGGCCACCTGCAGGCCATTCAAGAACGGATCCAATCTCCATGCGAGTGA
- a CDS encoding cystathionine gamma-synthase: MSDPMPHNEAGAVSLALATLAIHGGQAPDPSTGAVMPPIYATSTYAQASPGVHQGFEYSRTHNPTRFAYERCVAALEGGSRGFAFASGMAATSTVLELLDSGSHVIAMDDIYGGSYRLFERVRKRSAGLGFSFVDLSDPTAFEAAIRPSTRMVWIETPTNPMLKIVDIQAIAEAAHKRGLIVVVDNTFASPILQRPLSLGADIVMHSATKYLNGHSDMVGGMVVVGDNTELAEQMAFLQNSIGAVQGPFDSFLALRGLKTLSLRMKAHCENAMALAEWLQQQPAIEKVIYPGLKSHPHHLLAGCQMQGYGGIISIILKGGFEAARKFCEGTRLFTLAESLGGVESLVNHPAVMTHASIPVERRTALGIGEGLVRLSVGVEDAGDLRFDIERALP, translated from the coding sequence ATGTCGGACCCCATGCCCCACAACGAGGCGGGCGCAGTTTCGCTCGCCCTCGCCACCTTGGCCATTCACGGTGGCCAGGCCCCGGATCCGAGCACCGGGGCGGTTATGCCGCCCATCTATGCCACCTCGACCTACGCCCAAGCCAGCCCGGGCGTCCATCAGGGGTTCGAATATTCGCGCACCCACAACCCGACCCGGTTCGCCTATGAGCGCTGCGTGGCCGCACTGGAAGGCGGCAGCCGCGGCTTCGCGTTTGCTTCCGGCATGGCGGCCACTTCCACGGTGCTGGAGCTGCTGGATAGCGGCAGCCACGTCATCGCCATGGATGACATCTACGGCGGCAGCTACCGCCTGTTCGAGCGCGTGCGCAAACGCAGCGCTGGGCTGGGGTTCAGCTTCGTCGACCTGAGCGACCCGACTGCGTTCGAAGCGGCCATCCGCCCGAGCACCCGGATGGTCTGGATCGAGACTCCGACCAATCCGATGCTGAAGATCGTCGATATCCAGGCGATTGCCGAAGCTGCCCACAAGCGCGGCCTGATCGTGGTGGTGGACAACACCTTCGCCTCGCCGATCCTGCAACGCCCGTTATCGCTGGGCGCCGACATCGTCATGCATTCGGCCACCAAGTACCTCAACGGCCACTCGGACATGGTCGGCGGCATGGTCGTGGTAGGCGACAACACCGAACTTGCCGAGCAGATGGCGTTCCTGCAGAACTCCATCGGCGCGGTGCAGGGCCCCTTCGACAGCTTCCTGGCCCTGCGCGGCTTGAAGACGCTCAGTCTGCGAATGAAGGCCCACTGCGAGAACGCGATGGCGCTGGCCGAATGGCTGCAGCAACAACCGGCCATCGAAAAAGTCATCTACCCAGGACTGAAGAGCCACCCGCACCATCTCCTGGCTGGCTGCCAGATGCAGGGCTACGGCGGCATCATCTCCATCATTCTGAAGGGCGGTTTCGAAGCGGCCCGCAAGTTCTGCGAAGGCACCCGGCTGTTCACCCTGGCCGAATCGCTGGGTGGCGTTGAGAGCCTGGTCAATCATCCCGCGGTGATGACGCATGCGTCGATTCCCGTGGAACGGAGGACTGCGCTCGGCATCGGTGAGGGGCTCGTGCGGTTGAGCGTGGGTGTGGAGGACGCGGGTGATCTCCGATTCGATATCGAGCGCGCACTTCCTTGA
- a CDS encoding pyridoxal-phosphate dependent enzyme: MAIHSSVLELIGDTPIVQARRLDTGPCTLYLKLESANPGGSIKDRIGMSMIEAAEKRGDLKPGATLVEGTAGNTGIGLALVAQQKGYKLILVVPDKMSREKIFNLKAMGAEVILTRSDVAKGHPEYYQDLAERIARETPGAYFINQFGNPDNPAAHEFGTGPEILRQMEGRLDAIVFGCGSSGTMTGLSRCFAQHSPQTEMILADPVGSILTQYINEGTLSTKSGSWLVEGIGEDFLPQISDFSRVRKAYAISDRESFLTARELLAKEGILGGSSTGTLLAAALKYCREQTEPKKVLVFVCDTGNKYLSKMYNDYWMLDNGFIDRPQYGDLRDLILRPYSQRDTVVVSPTDLLTTAYQRMKLYDVSQLPVMEGDRLAGIVDESDVLLHVYGDEARFRDPVATAMVSKLDRLDVRSPIEALLPVFDRGQVAIITDGDAFLGLITRIDLLNYLRRRAQ, translated from the coding sequence ATGGCGATCCACTCCTCCGTACTCGAGCTGATCGGCGATACGCCGATCGTCCAGGCCAGGCGCCTGGACACCGGCCCCTGCACGCTCTACCTGAAGCTAGAAAGCGCCAACCCCGGCGGCTCCATCAAGGACCGCATCGGCATGTCGATGATCGAGGCAGCCGAGAAGCGGGGCGACCTGAAGCCCGGCGCCACGCTGGTGGAGGGTACCGCCGGCAACACCGGCATCGGCCTGGCCCTGGTGGCCCAGCAGAAGGGCTACAAACTGATACTCGTGGTCCCGGACAAGATGAGCCGGGAGAAGATCTTCAACCTGAAGGCCATGGGGGCCGAGGTCATCCTGACCCGCTCCGACGTGGCCAAGGGACACCCCGAGTACTACCAGGACCTGGCCGAGCGCATCGCGCGCGAGACGCCCGGCGCCTACTTCATCAACCAGTTCGGCAATCCGGACAATCCGGCCGCGCATGAGTTCGGCACCGGGCCGGAAATCCTGCGCCAGATGGAGGGGCGGCTGGACGCCATCGTGTTCGGCTGCGGCAGCTCCGGCACCATGACCGGCCTGTCGCGCTGCTTCGCGCAGCATTCGCCGCAGACCGAGATGATCCTCGCCGATCCGGTGGGCTCCATCCTCACCCAGTACATCAACGAAGGCACGCTCAGCACCAAGTCGGGCAGCTGGCTGGTGGAAGGCATCGGCGAGGACTTCCTGCCGCAGATCTCGGATTTCAGCCGGGTCAGGAAGGCCTATGCGATCAGCGATCGCGAGAGCTTCCTGACCGCACGCGAGCTGCTGGCGAAGGAGGGCATCCTGGGCGGTTCGTCCACGGGCACCTTGCTGGCGGCGGCGCTGAAGTACTGCCGCGAGCAGACCGAGCCGAAGAAGGTGCTGGTGTTCGTCTGCGACACCGGCAACAAGTACCTGTCCAAGATGTACAACGACTACTGGATGCTGGACAACGGATTCATCGACCGTCCCCAGTACGGCGACCTGCGCGACCTCATCCTGCGGCCCTACAGCCAGCGCGACACGGTGGTGGTGAGCCCCACCGATCTGCTGACCACGGCCTACCAGCGCATGAAGCTGTACGACGTCTCGCAGCTGCCGGTGATGGAGGGCGACCGCCTGGCCGGCATCGTCGATGAAAGCGACGTGCTGCTGCATGTCTACGGCGACGAAGCCCGTTTCCGCGACCCGGTCGCCACGGCCATGGTCAGCAAGCTGGACCGGCTGGACGTGCGCTCCCCGATCGAGGCCCTGCTGCCGGTCTTCGACCGCGGCCAGGTAGCCATCATCACCGACGGCGACGCCTTCCTGGGGCTGATCACCCGCATCGACCTGCTGAACTATCTGCGACGCCGGGCACAGTAG
- a CDS encoding YdcH family protein, which yields MFEGQPRAEIEALIKADPEFKQLYQRHRELDKKVTDAELGVLPIDDNLLGQMKREKLHAKERLLRIYDAKPH from the coding sequence ATGTTCGAAGGTCAACCGCGGGCCGAAATCGAGGCACTCATCAAGGCCGATCCGGAGTTCAAGCAGCTTTATCAGCGCCATCGCGAGCTCGACAAGAAGGTCACCGACGCAGAACTGGGCGTGCTGCCCATCGACGACAACCTGCTGGGCCAGATGAAGCGCGAGAAGCTGCATGCCAAGGAGCGCCTGCTCCGGATCTACGACGCCAAGCCCCACTGA
- a CDS encoding OmpA family protein yields MKGRQQILAGLLGLALVIQTATAADNPVVVQLNQRLAALQADPDLAELAAYEKLQAQHAVAAFSKARRSQRETAQYVAERRVQIAEIAARTQAARREADRLDRTRSELLVEASRREAERARREAERLRVQAQIQAEEAERLRLAAEAEALARQEAETTLDTVAGQQANRLSAARQRELKLAREEAELVSGAKLPASRFEARGEVFTLGADAFASDSAALSASGASRASALAAYLQANPKARARIDGYGDKQTPGQRRADALRDALTAAGIAKSRLQSSGKGTGSKARALEVVVTH; encoded by the coding sequence ATGAAGGGCCGTCAGCAGATCCTGGCCGGCCTGTTGGGTCTGGCGCTGGTCATCCAGACGGCAACGGCGGCCGACAATCCCGTGGTCGTGCAGCTGAACCAGCGGCTGGCTGCCCTCCAGGCCGATCCCGACCTGGCCGAACTGGCCGCATACGAGAAGTTGCAGGCCCAGCACGCGGTGGCCGCCTTCAGCAAGGCACGGCGCAGCCAGCGCGAAACGGCGCAGTACGTGGCCGAGCGCCGGGTGCAGATCGCCGAGATCGCGGCGCGCACCCAGGCGGCGCGCCGCGAAGCCGACCGTCTCGACCGTACGCGCAGTGAGCTGCTGGTGGAAGCCAGCCGGCGCGAGGCCGAACGGGCACGCCGCGAAGCCGAGCGCCTGCGGGTGCAGGCCCAGATCCAGGCCGAGGAGGCCGAGCGCCTGCGCCTTGCCGCAGAAGCCGAGGCGCTGGCGCGGCAGGAAGCGGAGACCACGCTGGACACGGTCGCCGGCCAGCAGGCCAACCGCCTGAGCGCGGCGCGGCAGCGCGAACTGAAGCTCGCCCGGGAAGAGGCCGAGCTCGTGTCCGGCGCCAAGCTGCCGGCCTCCCGGTTCGAGGCCCGCGGCGAGGTGTTCACGCTGGGGGCCGACGCCTTCGCCAGCGACTCGGCCGCGTTGTCGGCCAGTGGGGCCTCCCGTGCGAGCGCCCTGGCCGCGTACCTGCAGGCCAACCCGAAGGCGCGTGCGCGCATCGACGGCTATGGCGACAAGCAGACCCCGGGCCAGCGCCGCGCCGACGCCCTGCGCGACGCGCTGACGGCGGCGGGGATAGCGAAATCCAGGCTGCAGAGTAGCGGTAAGGGCACGGGCAGCAAGGCTCGCGCGCTGGAAGTGGTCGTCACGCACTGA
- a CDS encoding DUF4398 domain-containing protein produces MTASFSYFRRPPHVMAAAVVALALSAAPVFAQAALTPELEAAVQAVQRATQADADQYAPAELAVARQSLAQAQAAHASREKKAALDLALRAAVDADLARALSQQAVTAAEVAQRQAEIADLQRQIGAEGRR; encoded by the coding sequence ATGACAGCTAGCTTCTCATACTTCCGACGACCCCCGCATGTGATGGCGGCCGCAGTAGTGGCACTGGCCCTGTCGGCCGCGCCCGTGTTTGCGCAGGCGGCATTGACGCCCGAACTGGAAGCCGCCGTACAGGCCGTGCAGCGCGCCACCCAGGCCGATGCCGACCAGTACGCGCCGGCCGAACTCGCCGTGGCCCGCCAGTCACTGGCGCAGGCGCAGGCCGCTCATGCTTCGCGCGAGAAGAAGGCGGCGCTGGATCTGGCCCTGCGTGCCGCCGTCGATGCCGATCTGGCGCGTGCGCTCAGCCAGCAGGCCGTGACGGCCGCCGAGGTCGCGCAGCGCCAGGCCGAGATCGCCGACCTGCAGCGCCAGATCGGCGCGGAGGGTCGGCGATGA
- a CDS encoding PilT/PilU family type 4a pilus ATPase: MDIGYFLKLMTEKNASDMFLTTGAPVYIKIEGKLYPLGNTGLPPGMVKKIAYSLMDEGQVPVFERELELNMAIALQDAGRFRVNVFKQRGEVGMVIRAIRSVIPSIEELNLPPVLKDIIMTPRGLVLIVGSTGSGKSTSLASMIDYRNTTSTGHILTIEDPIEYLHKHKQSIVNQREVGLDTHAFHNALKNAMREAPDVILIGEILDATTMEAAIAFAETGHLCLATLHSNNADQTIERILNFFPESAHKNVLMNLALNLRAVVSQRLVKGVDGRRLPAAEVLINTPMIRDLLRRGQVHEIKAAMEESLEEGMESFDQCLFRMVKEGLIEQEEALRAADSRDGLALKFRLSEGSKGEHDPYADYDTGSASPRITHGFG; the protein is encoded by the coding sequence ATGGACATCGGCTATTTCCTGAAGCTGATGACCGAGAAGAACGCCTCGGACATGTTCCTGACCACGGGGGCGCCGGTCTACATCAAGATCGAGGGCAAGCTGTACCCCTTGGGCAATACCGGCCTGCCGCCCGGCATGGTCAAGAAGATCGCGTATTCGCTGATGGACGAGGGCCAGGTGCCCGTGTTCGAGCGCGAGCTCGAGCTGAACATGGCGATCGCCCTGCAGGACGCCGGCCGCTTCCGCGTCAACGTGTTCAAGCAGCGCGGCGAGGTGGGCATGGTCATCCGCGCCATCCGCAGCGTGATCCCCAGCATCGAGGAGCTGAACCTGCCGCCGGTGCTGAAGGACATCATCATGACGCCGCGCGGCCTGGTGCTGATCGTGGGGTCCACCGGCTCGGGCAAGTCGACGTCGCTGGCCTCGATGATCGATTACCGCAACACCACCAGCACCGGCCACATCCTCACCATCGAGGATCCGATCGAGTACCTGCACAAGCACAAGCAGTCCATCGTCAACCAGCGCGAAGTGGGCCTGGATACCCACGCCTTCCACAATGCGCTGAAGAACGCGATGCGCGAGGCGCCGGACGTCATCCTGATCGGCGAGATCCTGGACGCCACCACGATGGAAGCGGCCATCGCTTTCGCCGAGACCGGCCACCTGTGCCTGGCGACGCTGCACTCCAACAACGCCGACCAGACCATCGAGCGCATCCTCAACTTCTTCCCCGAGAGCGCGCACAAGAACGTGCTGATGAACCTGGCCCTGAACCTGCGCGCGGTGGTCTCGCAGCGCTTGGTGAAAGGCGTCGACGGGCGCCGCCTGCCCGCCGCCGAGGTGCTGATCAACACACCGATGATCCGCGACCTGCTGCGCCGCGGGCAGGTGCACGAGATCAAGGCCGCCATGGAGGAATCGCTGGAGGAAGGCATGGAATCCTTCGACCAGTGCCTGTTCCGGATGGTGAAGGAAGGGCTGATCGAGCAGGAGGAGGCGCTGCGCGCGGCCGACTCGCGCGACGGCCTGGCCCTGAAGTTCCGCCTGTCCGAGGGCAGCAAGGGCGAGCACGACCCCTACGCCGACTACGACACCGGCAGCGCCTCGCCCCGCATCACCCACGGCTTCGGCTGA
- the maiA gene encoding maleylacetoacetate isomerase: MAEQLRLYSYWRSSAAYRVRIGLNLKGLAFETLPVHLVREGGQQHAADYVAKNPQHMVPTLQHGERVIRQSLAILEYLDEAWPSPRLLPMTARDRARVRALAQMVACDIHPLNNLRVLQYFEHTWHVPQAEREDWVKHWIVEGFTAVETLLAEDAATGAYCHGQTPGLADCCLVPQVFNARRFGVDMAAFPTILRVEQACLALPAFEQARPENQPDANI, encoded by the coding sequence ATGGCTGAGCAACTGCGGCTGTACTCCTACTGGCGCTCGAGCGCCGCCTACCGCGTGCGCATCGGGCTGAACCTCAAGGGTCTGGCGTTCGAGACGCTGCCCGTGCACCTGGTCCGCGAAGGTGGGCAGCAGCACGCGGCCGACTACGTGGCCAAGAACCCCCAGCACATGGTGCCCACGCTGCAGCATGGCGAGCGGGTGATCCGGCAGTCGCTGGCCATCCTGGAATATCTGGACGAGGCCTGGCCGTCGCCGCGCCTGCTGCCGATGACGGCGCGCGATCGCGCCCGCGTGCGCGCACTGGCGCAGATGGTGGCGTGCGACATCCACCCGCTGAACAACCTGCGCGTGCTGCAGTATTTCGAACACACCTGGCACGTCCCCCAGGCCGAGCGCGAGGACTGGGTCAAGCACTGGATCGTCGAGGGTTTCACCGCCGTCGAGACCCTGCTGGCCGAGGATGCGGCCACGGGCGCGTACTGCCACGGGCAGACGCCCGGACTGGCCGACTGCTGCCTGGTACCGCAGGTATTCAATGCGCGCCGCTTCGGCGTGGACATGGCGGCGTTCCCCACCATCCTGCGCGTCGAACAGGCCTGTCTCGCCTTGCCGGCCTTCGAGCAGGCGCGCCCCGAGAACCAGCCCGACGCCAACATCTGA
- a CDS encoding fumarylacetoacetate hydrolase family protein, translating into MKLGSLKEGGRDGTLVVVSRDLTRAVRATGIAPTLQRALEDWSNIAPRLNALYEALNAGDADGAFDMDAQAMAAPLPRAYEFVDGSAYLPHVERVRRARNAEVPASFYTDPLMYQATSAAFLGPRDPVKVVSEDYGIDLEAEIVVVTDDVPMAVTPAQAAAHIQLIGLVNDVSLRNLIPAELAKGFGFLQSKPRSALSPVFVTPDELDDAWTDNKVHLPLVTHINGEWFGAPEAGVDMQFDFAQLVAHAAKTRPLSAGTLVGSGTIANEDVSKGASCFAEKRTVETLRDGKPSTPFMKFGDVVHIEMKNRDGSSIFGVIEQRIEPQPLP; encoded by the coding sequence ATGAAGCTGGGTTCCCTGAAGGAAGGCGGTCGTGATGGCACCCTGGTCGTGGTGTCGCGGGACCTGACGCGCGCCGTGCGCGCCACCGGCATCGCGCCGACCCTGCAGCGCGCGCTGGAGGACTGGAGCAACATCGCGCCGCGCCTGAACGCGTTGTACGAAGCGCTGAACGCCGGCGATGCCGACGGCGCCTTCGACATGGACGCCCAGGCCATGGCGGCGCCATTGCCGCGCGCCTACGAATTCGTCGACGGCAGCGCCTACCTGCCGCATGTCGAACGCGTGCGCCGTGCGCGCAACGCGGAAGTGCCGGCGAGCTTCTACACCGACCCGCTGATGTACCAGGCCACCAGTGCGGCCTTCCTGGGCCCGCGCGATCCGGTGAAGGTGGTCAGCGAGGATTACGGGATCGACCTGGAAGCGGAAATCGTGGTGGTCACCGACGACGTGCCGATGGCGGTCACGCCCGCCCAGGCGGCCGCGCACATCCAGCTCATCGGCCTGGTCAACGACGTGTCGCTGCGCAACCTCATTCCGGCCGAGCTGGCCAAGGGTTTCGGCTTCCTGCAGTCCAAGCCGCGCTCGGCGCTGTCGCCGGTGTTCGTGACGCCGGACGAACTGGACGATGCGTGGACGGACAACAAGGTGCACCTGCCGCTGGTGACGCACATCAACGGCGAATGGTTCGGTGCGCCGGAAGCCGGCGTGGACATGCAGTTCGACTTCGCCCAGCTGGTGGCGCACGCGGCCAAGACCCGTCCGCTGTCGGCCGGCACGCTGGTCGGGTCCGGCACCATCGCCAACGAGGACGTGTCCAAGGGCGCCTCCTGCTTCGCCGAGAAGCGTACGGTGGAGACGCTGCGGGACGGCAAGCCGTCCACCCCCTTCATGAAGTTCGGCGACGTGGTCCACATCGAAATGAAGAATCGTGACGGAAGTTCCATTTTTGGCGTGATCGAGCAGCGGATCGAACCGCAGCCCTTGCCTTGA
- a CDS encoding 2OG-Fe dioxygenase family protein, with protein sequence MFKPPFCPVAEALPRMRARGYAVLAPTDMAQGTGAGLAGLDALVPSWDHLAPDGYLKDGGRYRRRRHACFVVEGDQVLQAPHRAHWQSLDYNALHGGMQRWFEPIEPAVAQAPAWRQLLVGLARWCSALKGERAWYVEAHQFRIDTTDGIGRPTPEGAHRDGVDFVAVLLVGRAGIKGGETRVFEAAGPDGQRFTLEVPWSLLFLDDARVIHESTPIQPVDGAGHRDTLVLTFRSGGFQGDDEAG encoded by the coding sequence ATGTTCAAACCTCCCTTCTGCCCGGTCGCCGAAGCGCTGCCCCGCATGCGCGCGCGCGGCTATGCCGTGCTCGCACCGACGGACATGGCGCAGGGCACGGGCGCCGGACTGGCCGGCCTGGACGCGCTGGTCCCCAGTTGGGACCACCTGGCGCCGGACGGCTACCTGAAGGACGGCGGGCGCTACCGTCGCCGGCGGCACGCCTGCTTCGTGGTGGAGGGCGACCAGGTCCTCCAGGCGCCGCACCGTGCGCACTGGCAGTCGTTGGACTACAACGCCCTGCACGGCGGCATGCAGCGCTGGTTCGAACCGATCGAGCCGGCCGTGGCCCAGGCGCCCGCCTGGCGCCAGTTGCTGGTCGGCCTGGCGCGCTGGTGCTCCGCACTGAAGGGTGAACGCGCCTGGTACGTGGAAGCGCACCAGTTCCGTATCGACACCACCGACGGCATCGGCCGGCCGACGCCGGAAGGCGCCCACCGCGACGGCGTGGACTTCGTGGCCGTGCTGCTGGTGGGTCGTGCCGGCATCAAGGGTGGCGAGACCCGGGTGTTCGAGGCGGCCGGGCCGGACGGGCAGCGCTTCACCCTGGAGGTCCCGTGGTCGCTGCTGTTCCTGGACGATGCGCGTGTCATCCACGAGTCCACGCCGATCCAGCCGGTGGACGGTGCCGGCCACCGGGATACGCTGGTGCTGACGTTCCGGTCCGGCGGCTTCCAGGGCGACGACGAAGCCGGCTGA
- the rpsI gene encoding 30S ribosomal protein S9, which translates to MAITQNYGTGRRKSSTARVFLRKGTGNITVNGRPLDEFFGRETGRMIVRQPLELTKNTENFDITVTTTGGGITGQAGAIRLGIARALVEYDESLKPELRKAGFMTRDAREVERKKVGLHKARRATQFSKR; encoded by the coding sequence ATGGCTATCACTCAGAACTACGGCACCGGCCGTCGCAAGTCCTCCACCGCCCGCGTGTTCCTGCGCAAGGGCACCGGCAACATCACGGTCAATGGTCGTCCGCTGGACGAGTTCTTCGGCCGCGAGACCGGCCGCATGATCGTGCGCCAGCCGCTGGAGCTGACCAAGAACACCGAAAACTTCGACATCACCGTGACCACCACCGGCGGCGGCATCACCGGCCAGGCCGGCGCCATCCGCCTGGGCATCGCCCGCGCGCTGGTGGAGTACGATGAGTCGCTGAAGCCGGAACTGCGCAAGGCAGGCTTCATGACCCGCGACGCCCGCGAAGTCGAGCGCAAGAAGGTCGGTCTGCACAAGGCCCGTCGCGCCACCCAGTTCTCCAAGCGCTAA
- the rplM gene encoding 50S ribosomal protein L13 has translation MSTFTAKSETVQRDWYVVDATGKTLGRLSTELARRLRGKHKPVYTPHVDTGDYLVVINAEKIHVTGNKLADKKYHRFTGYIGNLKTETLAQALERHPERVIETAVKGMLPKGPLGRDMYRKLKVYAGPNHPHAAQQPQVLDI, from the coding sequence ATGAGCACCTTCACCGCCAAGTCCGAGACCGTCCAGCGCGACTGGTACGTCGTCGACGCCACAGGCAAGACCCTGGGTCGCCTGTCCACCGAGCTGGCCCGCCGCCTGCGCGGCAAGCACAAGCCCGTCTATACCCCTCACGTTGACACCGGCGACTACCTGGTCGTGATCAACGCCGAGAAGATCCATGTCACCGGCAACAAGCTGGCCGACAAGAAGTACCACCGCTTCACCGGCTACATCGGCAACCTGAAGACCGAGACGCTGGCCCAGGCGCTGGAGCGCCATCCGGAGCGCGTCATCGAGACCGCCGTGAAGGGCATGCTGCCGAAGGGCCCGCTGGGCCGCGACATGTATCGCAAGCTCAAGGTCTACGCCGGCCCGAATCATCCGCACGCCGCTCAGCAGCCGCAGGTCCTGGACATCTAA